The DNA sequence ACTTTGGTCGGGCGAGCCGGTTGATGCCAATATGAATCCTGAAGCATACAAAAATATTCCGGCTATTCGCGAGGCGTTGAAAAACGAAGATTATAAGTTGGCCGATCAACTTCAGCGAAAGATTCAGGGTAAATTTTCCGAATCGTATGCCCCGCTTGGTACGCTTTTCCTGGAGTTCGATCAGAAAGGAGACCCTCAGAATTACCGTCGCGAACTCAATATTTCAGAAGCCATATCGAGAGTCAGCTACGAACTAAATGGAGTTAAATACACCCGCGAATATTTTATCTCTTATCCCGATCAGATGATGGTTATTAAACTGACTTCGAGCAAAACGGGTGCGTTGAATTTTGGTGTCAAGTTTGAAAGTCAGTTGAGAAACAAAGTTTTAATTGTCGATAACGAGCTGAATGTAAATGGATATGCCCCGATGCATGCAGAACCCAATTATCGGGGAAATGGGCCTAAGGCAGTAGTCTTTGATGAAAACAGAGGAACTCGTTTCTCAACTTTAGTCAGGATAAAAAGTGCCGATGGTATCCTTTCGGCAACCGATTCAGTTGTAAAACTCTCAGGAGGAACAGAAGCACTTGTTTTTGTTTCTATTGCAACAAGTTTTAATGGTTTCGATAAAAATCCGGCGACTGAAGGTTACAATGCTGAATTTCTGGCGAGCGAGCAGCTCCAAAAAGCCTTTCCTAAATCGTTCGATGCGTTAAAAAAAGCTCATCTCGATGATTATCAGAAATATTTTGGTCGGGTTAGCTTGAATTTGGGGAAAACCACTGCGCCAAATTTGCCAACTGATGAGCGGCTTCGCAGATATGCCCTGGGTAAAGAAGATAAAAATCTGGAAGTATTGTATTTTCAGTTTGGGCGGTATCTTTTGATCAGCAGCTCACGCACACCAGGTGTTCCTGCTAATTTGCAGGGAATCTGGAATCCTCACATGCGTCCGCCATGGAGTAGCAATTATACCACAAACATTAACGCTGAAGAAAATTACTGGTTGGCCGAAAATACTAATCTTTCGGAATTTCATATGCCGTTGCTGGGTTTCATAAAGAATGCCGCAACAACCGGTAAAATAACGGCTAAAACGTTCTATGGAGTAAATGGCTGGACGGTTTGTCACAATTCGGATATTTGGGCAATGAGTAATCCTGTTGGCGATTTTGGTTCGGGAGATCCGAACTGGGCCAACTGGAATATGGCTGGTGCGTGGCTGAGTACTCATTTATGGGAGCATTACCAATTTACCCGCGATACTAAATTTCTGAAGGATGATGCTTATGAACTGATGAAAGGAGCCGCTCAGTTTTGCCTGGAATGGTTAATTGAGGATCAGAAAGGCGAGCTAATTACATCACCATCTACATCTCCTGAGAACAAATTTATTACTCCTGATGGGTATCAAGGTTCTACTTTGTACGGTGGAACAGCCGACCTGGCTATGATTCGTGAATGTTTCATGCAGACGATTAAGGCTTCAGAAATTCTGAATGAAGATGTTAAATTCAGGAATAAATTGGAATTGGCGCTAAATAAATTACATCCTTACCAGATTGGTAAAAAGGGAAATCTTCAGGAATGGTATTACGACTGGGAAGATGCCGAGCCACAACACCGTCACCAGTCGCATTTGTTTGGCCTTTTCCCCGGAAACCATATTACTCCATCAACAACTCCTGAATTGGCTGATGCTTGCCGGAAAACGCTCGAAATTAAGGGCGATGAAACAACCGGTTGGTCGAAAGGATGGAGGATTAATCTGTGGGCCCGA is a window from the Aquipluma nitroreducens genome containing:
- a CDS encoding glycoside hydrolase family 95 protein, which produces MKKYLVVLVFLSILFPDDLCLAQSTNTLWYKQPAQYFEESLVLGNGKVGASVFGGVTTDQIYLNDATLWSGEPVDANMNPEAYKNIPAIREALKNEDYKLADQLQRKIQGKFSESYAPLGTLFLEFDQKGDPQNYRRELNISEAISRVSYELNGVKYTREYFISYPDQMMVIKLTSSKTGALNFGVKFESQLRNKVLIVDNELNVNGYAPMHAEPNYRGNGPKAVVFDENRGTRFSTLVRIKSADGILSATDSVVKLSGGTEALVFVSIATSFNGFDKNPATEGYNAEFLASEQLQKAFPKSFDALKKAHLDDYQKYFGRVSLNLGKTTAPNLPTDERLRRYALGKEDKNLEVLYFQFGRYLLISSSRTPGVPANLQGIWNPHMRPPWSSNYTTNINAEENYWLAENTNLSEFHMPLLGFIKNAATTGKITAKTFYGVNGWTVCHNSDIWAMSNPVGDFGSGDPNWANWNMAGAWLSTHLWEHYQFTRDTKFLKDDAYELMKGAAQFCLEWLIEDQKGELITSPSTSPENKFITPDGYQGSTLYGGTADLAMIRECFMQTIKASEILNEDVKFRNKLELALNKLHPYQIGKKGNLQEWYYDWEDAEPQHRHQSHLFGLFPGNHITPSTTPELADACRKTLEIKGDETTGWSKGWRINLWARLLDGNHAYKMYRELLKYVEPDGVKTDYVRGGGTYPNLFDAHPPFQIDGNFGGAAAIAEMLVQSTEDEIHLLPAIPDAWNSGSVKGICARGGFEVSMVWKNKSVRKLSILAKSNGKTTLYFGSVKKEIDLKKGQVFELNL